The following are from one region of the Pseudodesulfovibrio piezophilus C1TLV30 genome:
- a CDS encoding abortive infection family protein: protein MNLTRFEARSGQVIDNSSLAHLGDQIKRLELAIREDDPSLVLDTAKSFLESTFKTILEDYGKAVGKKEDLTELYKKVLEVIVLNHDDDANIKLSQLSKGVVHWLGQLRNAYGGASHGKDGQFDNPINMPEAEMVAQFADGLGCFLIRKKQLLADPIERQRLHYTDYQEFNDYLDMTRDGYDLGIDQMGPLPYSRILFNIDEAAYKELLIQFMSEENDN from the coding sequence ATGAACCTTACCCGTTTTGAAGCTAGGTCTGGGCAGGTTATCGATAACAGTTCGCTTGCGCACCTAGGAGATCAAATAAAACGTTTAGAACTTGCGATTAGAGAAGATGACCCTTCGCTTGTGCTTGATACAGCAAAATCATTCCTCGAAAGCACTTTTAAAACAATACTGGAAGACTATGGGAAAGCAGTAGGGAAAAAAGAAGACTTAACAGAGCTGTATAAGAAGGTACTTGAGGTTATCGTATTAAATCATGATGATGATGCAAACATAAAATTATCCCAACTGAGTAAAGGAGTGGTTCATTGGTTAGGCCAACTCCGTAATGCCTATGGTGGAGCCTCGCATGGCAAGGATGGCCAATTCGACAATCCCATCAATATGCCAGAAGCTGAAATGGTAGCTCAATTTGCTGATGGTTTGGGTTGTTTTCTTATTAGAAAAAAACAACTTCTTGCTGATCCAATCGAAAGACAGCGTTTGCACTACACTGATTATCAAGAGTTTAATGATTATTTGGATATGACCAGAGATGGCTACGACTTAGGGATAGATCAAATGGGGCCGTTGCCCTACAGCCGGATACTATTCAACATTGATGAAGCCGCATATAAGGAACTTCTGATTCAGTTCATGTCAGAAGAAAATGACAACTAA